One segment of Synchiropus splendidus isolate RoL2022-P1 chromosome 4, RoL_Sspl_1.0, whole genome shotgun sequence DNA contains the following:
- the LOC128757526 gene encoding potassium voltage-gated channel subfamily A member 1 codes for MEIALVSFENGGAKGSGGGGGGNNAEESCRNALDVPHSGFVQTGLGEDYGKELNTRGSPRQNQQQSSWKINDMNNTFSCSENAMDALLRADHSPHLFDDDLLDMDMDTESNERVLINIAGLRYETQLGTLNQFPDTLLGDPAKRIKYFDPLRNEYFFDRNRPSFDGILYFYQSGGKIRRPVNVSIDVFADEIRFYQLGEEAMERFREDEGFIKEEEKPLPQNEFQKQVWLIFEYPESSSPARGIAIVSVIVITISIITFCLETLPEFRDERELPVTSRLDNSTAPRPSLTFTDPFFIIETTCVIWFTFELFVRFFACPSKSEFSKTIMNIIDIMSIMPYFITVGTELAEQQGQEHQNGQQAMSLAILRVIRLVRVFRIFKLSRHSKGLQILGQTLKASMRELGLLIFFLFIGVILFSSAVYFAEADEPESHFSSIPDAFWWAVVTMTTVGYGDMRPVTVGGKIVGSLCAIAGVLTIALPVPVIVSNFNYFYHRETDQDQSSLKDEPNGDKDSPELKRKGSKTSNKSQDVENNDASVEKNIKANSSMDLKRSLYAFCLDTRETDL; via the coding sequence ATGGAGATAGCCTTGGTGAGCTTTGAGAACGGTGGCGCCAAAGGAAGCGGAGGAGGCGGCGGAGGAAACAATGCCGAGGAGAGCTGCCGGAACGCGCTGGATGTCCCTCACTCGGGCTTCGTTCAAACTGGACTCGGGGAGGACTACGGAAAAGAGCTGAACACCCGGGGCAGTCCTCGTCAGAATCAGCAGCAGAGCTCCTGGAAGATCAACGACATGAACAACACTTTCAGCTGCAGCGAGAACGCGATGGATGCGCTTTTACGCGCGGACCACAGTCCGCACCTGTTTGACGATGACCTGCTGGACATGGACATGGACACGGAGAGCAACGAGAGGGTCCTCATCAACATTGCAGGGTTGAGGTATGAGACCCAGCTGGGCACTCTGAACCAGTTTCCCGACACTTTGTTGGGAGACCCCGCAAAGAGGATAAAATACTTTGACCCGCTGCGGAACGAGTACTTCTTTGACCGCAACAGACCCAGTTTTGACGGGATTTTGTACTTCTATCAGTCAGGAGGGAAAATCCGCAGACCTGTCAATGTGTCAATTGATGTATTCGCAGATGAGATTAGGTTTTACCAGCTGGGGGAGGAGGCCATGGAGCGGTTCCGAGAGGATGAGGGCTTTattaaagaggaggagaagccgcTGCCCCAGAATGAATTCCAGAAGCAGGTTTGGCTCATATTTGAGTACCCGGAGAGTTCAAGTCCAGCAAGGGGCATCGCCATCGTGTCAGTGATCGTCATCACCATATCCATCATCACCTTCTGCCTGGAGACGCTGCCAGAGTTCAGGGATGAGCGGGAGCTGCCGGTGACCAGCCGGCTGGACAACAGCACTGCTCCCCGACCCTCCCTCACCTTTACGGACCCCTTCTTCATCATCGAGACCACATGTGTCATCTGGTTCACTTTCGAACTCTTTGTGCGCTTCTTCGCCTGCCCCAGCAAGTCGGAGTTCTCCAAGACCATCATGAACATCATCGACATCATGTCCATCATGCCTTACTTCATCACCGTGGGCACGGAGCTGGCCGAGCAGCAGGGTCAGGAGCACCAGAACGGACAGCAGGCCATGTCGCTGGCTATCCTGCGAGTCATCCGTTTGGTCCGCGTCTTCCGAATCTTCAAACTCTCCAGGCACTCCAAGGGCCTGCAGATCCTGGGTCAGACCCTGAAGGCCAGCATGAGAGAGCTTGGATtgctcatcttcttcctcttcatcggaGTCATCCTCTTCTCCAGTGCGGTCTACTTTGCAGAAGCGGATGAACCAGAGTCGCACTTCTCCAGCATCCCCGATGCCTTCTGGTGGGCGGTGGTCACCATGACAACCGTGGGCTACGGTGACATGAGGCCAGTGACAGTAGGAGGGAAGATCGTGGGCTCTCTGTGTGCCATCGCTGGTGTGCTGACCATTGCGCTGCCAGTGCCGGTCATCGTGTCCAACTTCAACTACTTCTACCACCGAGAGACGGACCAGGACCAGTCCTCTCTGAAAGATGAGCCCAACGGCGACAAAGACAGTCCAGAACTGAAGCGCAAAGGCAGCAAAACATCCAACAAATCCCAGGATGTGGAGAACAATGATGCGTCAGTGGAGAAGAATATCAAAGCCAACAGCAGCATGGACCTGAAAAGATCCCTTTACGCATTCTGCTTGGACACACGGGAAACTGACCTGTAG